The following coding sequences lie in one Fusarium poae strain DAOMC 252244 chromosome 1, whole genome shotgun sequence genomic window:
- a CDS encoding hypothetical protein (SECRETED:SignalP(1-23)~TransMembrane:6 (n9-18c23/24o66-84i313-339o351-369i470-490o496-518i1251-1270o)) yields the protein MSTAPFLRLSVALLLLLATTVFAADDEKDNTDFLLNVFSDIGPILALFGEQFARQFLSETFTWEDHIIFACIPLGIITAIAGAIRVQGGGLFKAVIGRARENHAAAEIEYMSSTSTEVCELYNGEAILRTMGTPYIGQIIVCPDQFSNGPERDDKENSCGIHTLETAKKKGIMDHQDYQSESRPNLFKWFSPSPTTTDAIPVPNVEPPRDLESGTARGQDVVSSESHGSYQETSHEPQIPLVELLGNSGRNGARQGTPLHGRSSSDKQMTSRNLTLDGQNSEKKNPWLTLKSPNLQLNIPCADVSEKNHHYHLVLAAVVALTLQLALLVIAVSTVYFIAGFEPEPWGLPCYLGGSVLLFLGMLACSVAIEKRTRELVWFISNRVDNSGQREEFHLIWVQRNQRVSEQDFGSYIIDGGTRRQVMTSSRHEDLEGLEKPDHTANEPANVQAATANTSSSQPKGGGRDPKLPLLLLLPLVAVLFGGTGFTVQFIGLRGLPWPCAISQLGAMIIMAIIRALIRRRLTKTLKHHCVLEKHELDYLAIQLVEQNGKIFHDEPEKNQCSAQGWDIRSILQYALSKMVRTKSDEKQKPSTEVLVWKVDTASDVTFKSHKQLDADPASIKDELVFKPRDITAVAESNFIMGSTDNHDSQATHTDEGQRAILVRKRLGDLCKWPNGTSKSALALTLSIERFMKEFFPRGLPANVNDKLTLKIPFTRSHEPDKKTHNSDYATTSWVKLDVTRDFQSNGWNADNGQIEAILSLWMAHWTARRADHLETDRDKDNVKDQYTDWRRAGDGSHVEYCRRIGENRNGVLNRDISWWVNNAVEGLQSESPTTMEGQHDDASSGRKDDRFHIGFNCVKPSSNVESPDGSALSISSDRLDSSESSAKYEIPDSSGMFPSPDTPKFLVQYSTADLVTVMAQHLFTCFIWNIGSLLPKNLFNRGDININEFVKVESSRLFDLPSSIRSQSGRRLSHRQLTKFVNYAEKQGLGTTDDILLCIIPTLSLFDCLPNNVVLDYDQLAPKPFGNFRESEQREQCSRHINLLGCIVKNNGIGQDEYFALATVVNTMEFVYLTALHVEKANVCRASEKTHPSEFVDLLKRLFEYFGDSLRKLSPFYDLQRRRQTLQALFRDFEIGTETDDVWSSGWSEHEQDKSFMHKIGFTTWHRRVVEIKTGRWLNLRTLLVGVKDGTERDIFGWTPLHYAAARPGLKFTPKRKISEMGPPDSRLEITLNDNLRTNRWADKFRRSPVHIAAAAGNFNFLRILLPYLHNEAKLAICKGGIDEMSPLHLAAQGNHKNCKIDVNTQNPKQYSVQGNCKKCIVALLDNRPQVRKDTDAWKQSPIHTALAKQCYECTLSLLEGKNLDFSPEASDEFENPLLSYFDEKNEEHISVGRELLLKHYKKFQAPASGRDNILHHAIKFLGYFDLPLLLNLLEDSITSPKSDLQIDVANSWGQTPLYLAVSAKKSRLVRCLVMAGACPSLQDKDGISPMILACQRGDAESAMILLRNETYRGNESDSQGKTALHHATSSSEWRSDWYCLEIVQRLSDVMRTIDVQDHEDETPLQSAVKANRKDVCLVLLRSKASINLVDIGSLSALNQIVMSSLETEKKLRTRWEDQIRETATKHATEQDKNGDTAWHMAVHRENDDTLDWLMQNKAGIRIKNNSGATAFIEACRQDKCHKFIRKVVDTLNSKRRGSAASETSQHKAHIGIEELDSSNENSQSDGSIILDIVEGDTTFDQSPLAWACERGLKTVVEILLTSWSINIRRMATEFHNYTPLHFALANKKPTIVQLLLDHSEGSVIWNEPDDEGLTTIQFAMRNPDKDCLYRLLMHAKGKRGELSYDDPGAILKVCSGCDIRPSDWTWILDRIGLDETVEKGYIDEDNWTLTDVAWKYGHLDLQKHLRSKIDDSIKAPPPLRPSIFFGDYSGLSFTDSLVPGQTRTINMDVTFSGSFSTHFCFRTREPIGPNDSGFYFEVKLLHLPKNQVFMMGFCGTEIREGRAPGWDPGSWAYHTDDGGLYEGKDWAAIIADPEHICRENDVMGCGVDFGTGKGYRTRNGNLLRSGDAFQDDWLKTGKLYPCVGFRDDGDKDRLEVQIVLLGSRTQSFQNGLPPAGELQPIDET from the exons ATGTCTACTGCACCATTTCTTCGCCTCTCAGTGGCATTGTTACTTCTCTTAGCCACGACTGTCTTTGCTGCTGATGACGAAAAGGACAACACGGACTTTCTGCTGAATGTGTTCTCTGACATTGGCCC AATCCTAGCACTTTTCGGGGAACAATTCGCTCGTCAGTTCCTCAGCGAAACGTTTACCTGGGAAGATCATATCATTTTTGCGTGTATTCCCCTTGGTATTATAACAGCAATCGCAGGCGCTATTCGCGTTCAAGGTGGCGGCTTATTTAAGGCTGTTATTGGACGTGCACGAGAGAACCATGCAGCTGCTGAGATTGAGTATATGTCTTCAACTTCTACCGAGGTTTGTGAACTTTACAACGGAGAGGCAATTCTTCGAACAATGGGTACGCCATACATCGGCCAAATCATTGTTTGTCCTGATCAATTCTCAAATGGACCTGAAAGGGACGACAAGGAGAATTCCTGCGGAATCCATACGCTCGAAACTGCGAAAAAGAAGGGGATCATGGATCACCAAG ACTATCAGTCAGAGAGTCGTCCCAATCTATTCAAATGGTTCAGTCCTTCACCGACAACGACAGATGCCATCCCAGTACCAAATGTAGAGCCACCAAGAGATCTTGAAAGTGGCACAGCTCGAGGGCAAGATGTGGTGAGCTCTGAAAGCCATGGATCCTATCAGGAGACTTCTCATGAGCCTCAGATACCTCTAGTCGAACTCTTGGGAAATTCCGGCAGAAACGGGGCACGCCAGGGAACCCCGCTACATGGCCGAAGCTCCTCCGATAAACAGATGACCAGTCGAAATCTCACGCTTGATGGCCAGAATtcggaaaagaaaaatcCCTGGCTTACTTTGAAAAGCCCCAATCTTCAGCTGAACATTCCCTGTGCGGATGTCTCCGAGAAAAACCACCATTATCACCTTGTTCTAGCTGCCGTAGTAGCATTAACATTGCAGCTTGCACTGCTTGTAATTGCTGTATCGACAGTCTACTTTATTGCTGGATTTGAGCCAGAACCTTGGGGGCTCCCTTGTTATCTTGGCGGTTCCGTCCTTCTTTTTTTAGGCATGTTGGCCTGCTCGGTAGCGATAGAAAAACGAACTCGCGAGCTCGTTTGGTTTATTTCAAATCGAGTCGACAATTCGGGACAACGTGAAgaattccatcttatctggGTTCAACGCAATCAGCGCGTGAGCGAACAAGACTTTGGTTCCTATATCATCGATGGGGGTACCAGGCGTCAAGTTATGACATCGAGTCGGCATGAAGACCTGGAAGGTCTGGAGAAACCTGACCACACTGCGAATGAACCTGCAAACGTACAGGCAGCTACGGCTAATACATCGTCAAGTCAACCGAAAGGTGGCGGCAGGGATCCAAAACTCCCATTGCTGTTACTATTACCCTTGGTAGCAGTTCTGTTCGGCGGGACTGGCTTTACTGTTCAGTTCATCGGGCTGAGAGGTCTCCCCTGGCCCTGCGCTATTTCTCAACTCGGCGCCATGATCATTATGGCGATCATAAGGGCCCTCATACGTCGCCGTCTTACGAAAACTCTAAAGCATCATTGTGTGCTTGAAAAGCACGAACTCGACTACCTGGCTATCCAACTAGTTGAACAGAATGGCAAGATATTTCATGATGAACCTGAGAAGAATCAATGTTCTGCACAAGGATGGGATATCCGTTCGATACTCCAATATGCCTTGAGCAAGATGGTCAGAACTAAGTCCGACGAGAAACAGAAACCATCTACAGAGGTGCTTGTGTGGAAGGTCGACACGGCATCTGACGTAACATTCAAGTCGCATAAACAGTTAGACGCTGATCCCGCGAGTATAAAGGACGAGCTTGTTTTCAAGCCACGTGATATCACTGCTGTGGCAGAATCCAATTTTATCATGGGCTCTACTGATAACCACGACTCCCAAGCTACCCACACTGATGAGGGTCAGCGAGCAATTTTGGTTCGAAAGCGTTTGGGAGACTTGTGCAAGTGGCCCAATGGTACATCCAAGTCAGCACTAGCATTGACTCTGTCTATCGAAAGGTTCATGAAAGAGTTTTTCCCACGAGGACTACCTGCCAATGTCAACGACAAGCTTACCTTGAAGATTCCTTTCACTCGTTCTCATGAACCCGATAAGAAGACCCATAACTCCGATTATGCGACCACTAGTTGGGTCAAGCTGGACGTTACAAGAGATTTCCAGTCCAATGGATGGAACGCGGACAATGGACAGATAGAAGCAATTTTGTCCCTTTGGATGGCCCATTGGACGGCTCGTCGGGCTGATCACCTTGAAACAGATCGAGACAAGGACAATGTCAAAGATCAGTACACTGACTGGAGGCGTGCTGGCGATGGATCTCATGTTGAATACTGTAGGAGGATCGGTGAAAACCGTAACGGAGTGTTGAATCGTGATATATCTTGGTGGGTGAACAATGCCGTTGAAGGGTTACAGTCAGAGAGCCCTACGACAATGGAAGGACAACACGACGATGCTAGCTCCGGGAGGAAGGATGACCGATTTCATATCGGCTTTAATTGTGTGAAAC CATCTAGCAACGTCGAAAGTCCTGACGGCTCAGCATTATCTATCAGCTCTGATAGACTGGACAGCTCTGAATCCTCTGCCAAGTACGAAATACCTGACAGTTCTGGAATGTTTCCGAGCCCCGATACGCCCAAGTTCTTGGTGCAGTACTCAACCGCTGACCTGGTAACTGTGATGGCACAGCATCTTTTCACTTGTTTTATATGGAACATCGGGAGCTTGTTACCAAAGAACCTTTTCAACCGTGGAGACATCAACATAAATGAGTTTGTCAAAGTCGAATCTTCTCGTTTGTTCGATCTGCCTTCGTCCATCAGGTCACAGTCTGGTCGCAGACTGAGTCACCGGCAGCTCACAAAGTTCGTTAATTATGCCGAAAAACAAGGGCTCGGTACTACGGATGATATTCTCTTATGTATCATTCCAACCCTTAGTCTCTTCGATTGCCTACCCAACAATGTTGTACTCGACTACGACCAGCTCGCTCCCAAGCCCTTTGGAAACTTCAGAGAGTCGGAGCAGAGGGAACAGTGTAGTCGACACATTAATCTTCTGGGTTGTATTGTGAAGAACAATGGTATAGGACAGGATGAATATTTTGCATTGGCCACTGTGGTGAACACAATGGAGTTCGTTTACCTCACAGCCCTTCACGTTGAAAAGGCCAATGTCTGCAGAGCATCGGAAAAAACACATCCGAGTGAATTCGTCGATCTTCTTAAAAGGTTATTCGAGTATTTCGGTGACTCACTCAGAAAGTTATCTCCATTCTACGATCTGCAAAGACGTCGCCAAACGCTACAGGCCTTATTCCGCGATTTCGAAATCGGCACAGAGACTGACGACGTATGGTCCTCGGGCTGGAGCGAACACGAGCAAGACAAGTCTTTCATGCACAAGATTGGATTCACAACTTGGCATCGTAGGGTGGTAGAAATCAAAACAGGTCGCTGGTTGAACTTACGGACCCTACTTGTGGGTG TGAAAGATGGTACAGAGCGAGATATCTTTGGATGGACACCACTGCACTATGCTGCGGCCCGTCCAGGCCTCAAATTCACACCGAAACGCAAAATTTCCGAGATGGGTCCCCCGGATAGCCGACTAGAAATTACCTTGAATGATAATCTCCGAACAAATCGATGGGCCGATAAATTTCGTCGAAGTCCTGTCCATATTGCGGCAGCAGCTGGAAACTTCAATTTCCTTCGCATCTTACTCCCTTACTTGCATAATGAAGCAAAATTGGCCATATGCAAGGGTGGCATAGATGAAATGAGCCCGCTACATCTAGCTGCACAAGGAAATCACAAGAACTGCAAGATCGATGTGAATACACAGAACCCAAAGCAATATTCTGTTCAAGGAAATTGCAAAAAGTGCATTGTCGCTCTCCTAGACAATAGGCCTCAAGTTCGAAAGGATACAGACGCTTGGAAGCAGAGTCCAATCCATACGGCACTAGCCAAACAATGCTATGAGTGCACCCTTAGCCTATTAGAGGGCAAGAATCTCGACTTCAGCCCCGAAGCATCGGACGAATTTGAGAATCCGTTATTGTCTTACTTCGACGAAAAGAACGAAGAGCATATTTCTGTTGGGAGAGAGCTTCTTTTGAAGCACTACAAGAAATTCCAGGCGCCAGCAAGTGGACGTGACAATATCTTACATCATGCAATCAAGTTTCTAGGATATTTTGATCTTCCTCTCTTACTGAATCTCCTGGAGGACTCAATCACGTCTCCCAAATCTGATTTACAGATCGACGTTGCCAATAGTTGGGGCCAAACACCTTTGTATTTGGCTGTCTCGGCTAAGAAGTCCAGACTAGTCAGGTGTCTTGTCATGGCGGGTGCCTGCCCGTCACTACAAGATAAAGATGGAATCTCACCCATGATACTCGCTTGCCAACGCGGCGACGCAGAATCTGCAATGATCCTATTACGAAATGAAACTTATCGAGGGAACGAAAGCGACTCTCAGGGTAAAACAGCTTTGCATCACGCAACCTCGTCTTCCGAGTGGCGTAGCGACTGGTACTGTCTCGAAATAGTTCAGCGGCTCTCAGATGTCATGAGGACGATAGACGTTCAGGATCATGAGGACGAAACGCCATTGCAGTCTGCTGTCAAAGCGAACAGAAAAGACGTTTGCTTGGTTTTACTACGCAGCAAGGCTAGTATCAATCTAGTAGACATCGGCAGTCTAAGTGCTCTGAACCAGATTGTTATGTCAAGCCTCGAAACGGAAAAGAAACTCCGAACGAGATGGGAAGATCAAATTCGAGAGACAGCCACAAAACATGCCACCGAACAAGATAAAAATGGAGATACTGCTTGGCATATGGCTGTCCATCGAGAGAATGATGACACGTTGGATTGGCTTATGCAGAACAAGGCTGGCATACGTATCAAGAACAATTCGGGGGCCACAGCTTTCATCGAAGCATGCCGCCAAGACAAGTGTCATAAGTTCATTCGAAAAGTCGTGGATACCCTCAATTCTAAAAGGCGTGGTTCAGCAGCCAGTGAAACATCTCAACACAAAGCCCACATAGGTATTGAGGAGCTTGATTCAAGCAATGAAAATTCTCAGTCTGATGGCAGCATCATACTTGATATCGTCGAAGGTGATACTACCTTTGACCAATCTCCCTTGGCTTGGGCCTGCGAGCGCGGGCTCAAAACGGTTGTTGAAATCTTACTCACCTCATGGTCAATCAACATTAGACGAATGGCAACTGAATTTCACAACTATACGCCGCTACATTTCGCATTAGCTAACAAGAAGCCTACGATTGTCCAGCTATTGCTGGATCACTCGGAAGGGTCTGTCATCTGGAATGAGCCAGACGATGAAGGCCTCACAACAATTCAGTTTGCGATGAGAAATCCAGACAAAGATTGCCTTTACAGATTGCTAATGCATGCTAAGGGCAAGCGCGGTGAGCTTTCCTATGACGACCCGGGAGCTATCTTGAAAGTCTGTTCCGGTTGTGACATCCGGCCGAGTGACTGGACTTGGATTTTGGATCGAATTGGATTAGACGAGACAGTGGAAAAAGGTTATATTGACGAAGATAACTGGACACTTACTGATGTTGCTTGGAAATACGGCCATTTGGATCTTCAAAAACATCTGCGCAGCAAGATAGACGACAGCATCAAGGCGCCACCACCTCTTCGACCGTCGATATTTTTCGGCGACTACTCTGGCTTATCGTTCACTGACAGTTTAGTACCTGGTCAAACCCGGACGATCAACATGG ATGTAACATTTTCTGGATCTTTCTCAACGCACTTTTGTTTCCGCACTAGAGAACCTATTGGCCCAAACGATTCAGGCTTTTATTTTGAGGTCaaacttcttcatcttcccaAGAACCA AGTATTCATGATGGGCTTCTGTGGAACAGAAATTCGAGAAGGTCGGGCACCGGGTTGGGACCCAGGATCTTGGGCCTACCACACAGACGACGGAGGTTTGTATGAGGGTAAAGACTGGGCTGCTATTATTGCGGACCCCGAACACATCTGCAGAGAAAACGATGTTATGGGTTGCGGCGTGGATTTTGGTACGGGTAAAGGCTATCGAACACGGAATGGAAATTTGCTCAGGTCTG GGGACGCTTTCCAGGATGACTGGCTAAAGACTGGAAAGCTATACCCTTGTGTGGGTTTccgtgatgatggtgataagGACAGACTGGAAGTCCAAATCGTTTTGCTCGGCTCCAGGACGCAATCTTTTCAGAATGGCTTGCCCCCAGCGGGTGAACTGCAACCCATTGACGAAACATAG